The following proteins are co-located in the Paraburkholderia phytofirmans PsJN genome:
- a CDS encoding porin codes for MYRDGRGRWRKGLAALSLCITAGAAHAQSSVSLYGLADAFAGVVRTPGASGNTWQVGSGGLSTSYWGMSGAEDLGGGMKAIFTLESFYRIISGQLGAYNGQSFFGRRAFVGLSGPFGQLTLGRNDSLLFVSTLLFNPFGNSFVFSPIVVHSFLGSAMGAASVQSDTAIDDSIVYQTPEIGGLTGSLQYSNAGVAGHAGQANYSANVLYFAGPFSATAAVQSLHTASLFLNGATEQTAWLVGAAYRLQAVKLYLQYERVTNNNELTDDTVQVGASAQVGTGSILLSWAGTLRQPAQGADVRWSTVVLGYDYPLSKRTDVYAAWRYDTMTSVSSGNSLGAGIRMKF; via the coding sequence ATGTACAGGGATGGTCGGGGAAGGTGGAGGAAGGGTCTGGCAGCACTGTCGTTGTGCATCACGGCGGGTGCAGCGCACGCGCAGTCGTCAGTGTCGCTATACGGACTGGCCGATGCGTTTGCCGGCGTGGTGCGTACGCCAGGCGCGTCAGGCAACACCTGGCAGGTGGGTTCGGGCGGGCTTTCGACATCGTACTGGGGCATGTCGGGCGCCGAGGACCTGGGCGGTGGCATGAAGGCGATCTTCACGCTCGAGAGCTTTTACCGGATCATCAGTGGACAGTTGGGGGCGTACAACGGACAGTCCTTCTTCGGGCGCCGCGCGTTCGTGGGTTTAAGTGGCCCGTTTGGTCAGCTGACACTGGGGCGCAATGATTCGCTGCTGTTCGTCTCGACTCTGCTGTTCAACCCGTTCGGCAACTCGTTCGTCTTCTCCCCCATCGTGGTCCACAGCTTTCTGGGCTCCGCGATGGGTGCGGCTTCCGTGCAAAGCGATACGGCGATCGACGATTCGATCGTCTACCAGACGCCTGAGATTGGCGGACTCACGGGCAGTCTGCAGTACAGCAATGCGGGCGTCGCGGGCCACGCCGGGCAGGCAAACTACAGTGCGAACGTGCTCTACTTTGCGGGGCCGTTTTCTGCGACGGCCGCAGTCCAGAGCCTGCACACCGCGTCGCTTTTCCTGAACGGCGCCACGGAACAGACAGCGTGGCTGGTCGGCGCCGCGTATCGCCTGCAGGCGGTAAAGCTCTATCTCCAGTATGAGCGGGTGACCAACAACAACGAGCTCACCGACGATACCGTTCAGGTGGGCGCGAGCGCGCAGGTCGGCACGGGCAGCATACTCCTGTCCTGGGCGGGAACGCTCAGGCAGCCGGCACAGGGCGCGGATGTCCGCTGGTCGACCGTGGTGCTCGGGTATGACTATCCACTCTCGAAACGCACGGACGTCTACGCCGCATGGAGATACGACACCATGACCAGCGTCTCGTCCGGCAACAGCCTGGGCGCCGGTATCCGGATGAAGTTCTAG
- a CDS encoding helix-turn-helix transcriptional regulator, which produces MSIEDSSADRILRRRQVEARTGLSRSTIYRRMQAGTFPPAVALGGRLVGWRQADIEAFLANPARYRVPARLRDVGAGGAP; this is translated from the coding sequence ATGTCAATCGAGGACAGTAGCGCGGACAGGATCCTGCGCCGTCGACAGGTCGAGGCGCGCACGGGGTTGTCGCGCTCGACCATTTACCGTCGTATGCAGGCCGGAACCTTTCCGCCGGCGGTCGCGCTTGGCGGCCGGCTGGTCGGGTGGCGGCAGGCCGATATCGAGGCGTTTCTCGCGAACCCTGCCCGCTATCGTGTGCCGGCACGCCTTCGCGATGTGGGCGCGGGAGGCGCGCCATGA
- a CDS encoding type II toxin-antitoxin system VapC family toxin, whose product MNGYLLDTNVIRDMIRYPSGKVATHIGQIDPRAICTSVVVAAELRYGCARKGSEKLLARVESLLAIIPVLPLDVPADTEYGGIRAELEIAGQPIGANELLIAAHACALGLTLVTDNTKVFSRIRGLAIENWLDR is encoded by the coding sequence TTGAACGGCTATCTGCTGGACACGAACGTCATCCGCGACATGATCCGCTATCCGTCCGGAAAGGTGGCCACCCATATCGGGCAAATTGATCCCAGGGCGATCTGCACGAGCGTCGTCGTCGCGGCGGAACTGCGCTATGGCTGTGCCAGAAAGGGTTCCGAAAAATTGCTGGCCAGAGTGGAAAGCCTGCTTGCGATCATTCCCGTGCTGCCGCTGGACGTGCCTGCTGACACCGAATACGGGGGTATTCGTGCAGAGCTTGAGATTGCTGGCCAGCCGATCGGTGCAAACGAGCTTCTGATCGCGGCTCATGCCTGTGCGTTGGGGCTCACACTCGTGACTGACAACACGAAGGTGTTCAGCCGCATACGCGGTCTTGCGATCGAGAACTGGCTTGACCGGTAG
- a CDS encoding AbrB/MazE/SpoVT family DNA-binding domain-containing protein, translated as MPVPPPSGRPREARLFRNNRSQAVRIPVEFELPGDRVLIYREGDRLIIEPVKTPANIIELLDAWRQEPRFGPDDQFPDIEDAPLQPEGIP; from the coding sequence ATGCCCGTGCCCCCTCCTTCCGGCCGCCCCAGGGAGGCCAGACTGTTCCGCAACAACCGGAGTCAGGCGGTACGCATCCCGGTCGAATTCGAGTTGCCGGGTGATCGCGTCCTGATCTATCGGGAGGGCGACAGGCTCATCATCGAGCCGGTGAAAACCCCCGCGAACATCATCGAATTGCTGGATGCATGGAGACAGGAGCCACGGTTCGGACCTGACGACCAGTTTCCGGATATTGAGGATGCGCCTCTTCAGCCGGAGGGCATACCTTGA
- a CDS encoding ParA family protein, whose amino-acid sequence MKSLLIISATGRSGSTTVSCLLARHLQCACRCRVLVLDLADPPRCAHVLAGLGFDAIASSNQVVAPKEKGRCVSGGCVHVLNANTVDALVLRDDPDRTRYYANLRHLLSTAARWFDVCLIDAPALPDLRAVCAEALVDAALSPVPMSAGCLSCASEVINGTYGIRNVRARLNPALRFTGILPVATTPAAMEEAWMKMMETTLREWLIADVASPRGYVWLPHLTSGRHMGSLTPGESGRAARDAGVHEDLPEEPPENIRAKAACLDVLAHRLEAIEDATVPALRHGEACDA is encoded by the coding sequence ATGAAATCGCTTCTGATCATTTCGGCGACGGGCCGTTCGGGCAGCACGACGGTGTCCTGTCTGCTCGCCCGCCATCTGCAGTGCGCCTGCCGCTGCCGGGTACTGGTACTGGACCTGGCCGACCCACCCCGCTGCGCGCACGTGCTTGCCGGACTCGGCTTCGACGCGATCGCATCCAGCAACCAGGTGGTGGCCCCGAAAGAGAAGGGTCGATGCGTATCGGGGGGCTGTGTGCACGTGCTCAACGCCAACACCGTCGACGCGCTGGTCTTGCGAGACGATCCCGACCGCACGCGCTATTACGCGAACCTTCGTCACCTGCTGTCAACGGCGGCACGGTGGTTCGATGTCTGCCTGATCGACGCGCCCGCATTGCCTGACCTGCGCGCCGTCTGCGCGGAGGCGCTCGTAGACGCGGCGCTGAGCCCGGTCCCGATGTCGGCCGGATGCCTCAGTTGTGCCTCGGAGGTGATCAACGGCACATACGGCATCCGCAACGTCCGGGCCCGACTGAATCCGGCACTGCGCTTCACCGGGATCCTGCCGGTCGCAACGACGCCTGCGGCGATGGAAGAAGCGTGGATGAAGATGATGGAGACGACACTGCGGGAGTGGCTCATCGCCGATGTGGCGTCTCCCCGTGGATACGTCTGGCTGCCCCATCTGACGTCCGGCCGGCATATGGGATCGCTCACGCCAGGAGAGAGCGGGCGTGCTGCACGCGATGCCGGGGTGCATGAAGACCTGCCTGAAGAACCGCCTGAAAACATCAGGGCGAAGGCGGCCTGCCTGGATGTGCTTGCGCACCGGCTCGAAGCGATTGAGGACGCCACCGTGCCTGCGCTTCGTCATGGGGAGGCGTGTGATGCATGA
- a CDS encoding lytic transglycosylase domain-containing protein, whose amino-acid sequence MIPLAAFMVLAQQCAPDVAPATMAAVVRVESDFNPYAIGVVHGRLQRQPASLAEAVATARALDAAGWNYSAGLAQVNRSNWPRFGLTADTAFDPCRNLAAGAAILQGCFERARRIHAQARQVQQALRSSLSCYASGDFSTGYRTGYVQRVVVHVADTTRIVPVVPAIDPQAEPRTLAIPVEAVASPVTPAAGARPDVASSRPGNGQSGRPDGQPEEAAQESAVVF is encoded by the coding sequence ATGATCCCGCTTGCCGCGTTCATGGTCCTCGCCCAGCAGTGCGCACCTGACGTGGCCCCCGCCACGATGGCCGCTGTCGTGCGCGTCGAGTCGGACTTCAATCCCTATGCGATCGGTGTGGTGCACGGGCGCCTGCAGCGGCAGCCGGCCAGCCTTGCCGAGGCCGTCGCCACCGCACGCGCACTCGATGCAGCGGGCTGGAACTACAGCGCCGGGCTCGCACAGGTAAACCGGTCGAACTGGCCGCGCTTTGGTCTGACAGCCGATACGGCCTTCGATCCGTGCCGGAACCTGGCTGCGGGCGCAGCCATTCTCCAGGGCTGCTTCGAACGCGCGAGGCGGATCCATGCGCAGGCCCGACAGGTCCAGCAGGCGTTGCGTTCGAGCCTCTCATGCTATGCGAGTGGCGACTTCTCGACCGGCTATCGCACGGGCTACGTGCAGCGCGTGGTTGTGCACGTCGCCGACACCACGCGCATCGTTCCCGTCGTGCCGGCCATTGACCCACAGGCCGAACCGCGGACATTAGCCATTCCCGTTGAAGCGGTGGCGTCCCCGGTCACACCTGCAGCAGGTGCACGACCGGACGTCGCATCGTCCCGGCCAGGGAATGGGCAGAGTGGTCGCCCGGACGGGCAGCCGGAAGAAGCAGCACAGGAGAGTGCGGTGGTGTTCTGA
- a CDS encoding TrbC/VirB2 family protein — protein sequence MKSGLRMIWRWLPERLEKPGTARPSRRGLALLPVLALTVTPAWAQLSQVNTLLTTIQTTLLSVGAVVCSISIIWAGFKMMFQHARFGDIANVFIGGLFVGCATVIAAMLIPTS from the coding sequence ATGAAATCAGGACTACGAATGATATGGCGTTGGCTTCCGGAGCGGCTGGAAAAACCCGGGACGGCGCGCCCCTCCCGACGCGGGCTTGCACTTCTTCCAGTGCTGGCCCTGACGGTGACGCCTGCCTGGGCCCAGCTTTCGCAGGTCAACACCCTGCTCACGACGATCCAGACGACATTGCTTAGCGTGGGCGCGGTGGTGTGCTCGATATCGATCATCTGGGCGGGTTTCAAGATGATGTTCCAGCATGCGCGCTTTGGCGACATCGCCAACGTATTCATCGGCGGCCTGTTCGTGGGCTGCGCCACGGTGATCGCGGCGATGCTGATCCCGACGAGCTGA
- a CDS encoding type IV secretion system protein VirB3 — translation MNPAANRLVDPVFKGCTRPAMLWGVPLVPFLMVGGSILIPAIWALLASPPAGVGIVLLLIPVFVTMRAVTRHDDQRLAQLALRLRMVVRQRNRGFWCAHAYTPLRLKRRG, via the coding sequence ATGAATCCGGCCGCAAACCGACTCGTGGATCCTGTCTTCAAGGGCTGCACGCGCCCCGCGATGCTCTGGGGTGTACCGCTCGTGCCCTTCCTCATGGTGGGCGGCAGCATCCTGATACCCGCGATCTGGGCGCTACTCGCGAGCCCGCCAGCAGGCGTCGGCATCGTGCTGCTCCTGATCCCCGTCTTCGTCACGATGCGCGCGGTCACGCGCCATGACGACCAGCGCCTGGCGCAACTCGCATTGCGGCTGCGCATGGTGGTTCGCCAGCGTAACCGTGGCTTCTGGTGCGCGCATGCCTACACGCCGCTGCGCCTGAAGAGGAGGGGCTGA
- a CDS encoding VirB4 family type IV secretion/conjugal transfer ATPase, with protein sequence MGAQPQLIDVAEREVVLADFVPFSSHVTDQVIRTREGDYLRVWKIAGIAFEAADPGDILVRHEGFNQLVRSLPGGHVGLWAHRIRRRVTDHFATPYGNPFCQELATRYYASFAGYRMMANELYLTLVYRPHRTRLGRLFSQAARRTPDDIRRAQHEALKVMAELAAQVESALKPWDPVPLGVYRKPIRYTQRPVRFSAALEFLGYLVNAVWEPVPVPSGRIADALPTSRLFFRTEKVEIRMPGSTRYAALLDLKDYPEETEPGMLDGLLYGDFEYIETQSFTILDRPTAKEALERQRNQLIAGEDVAVSQVGAMDQALDDLINGDFVLGEYHYSLAVLGDRPDEVARHVAKARTQLADVGFQTALVDLVADAAWFAQLPGNWRYRPREAKLTSRNVCGLASLHNFATGKRDGNPWGEAITIVKTPSGQPLYLNFHATPEKKNSADEKALANTQIIGQAGAGKTVLELFLLAMAMKYGLTGVVYDKDRGTEIAIRAMGGRYTVFRRGVPTGLNPFQLEPDGTVLDFWERLVRRLVDMGTLLSAKDELDISRAVREVARMERPLRRLSMVRQLLPAVGENSLHARLTKWCAGGRLGWVLDNPSDLLDFSQNHLFGFDDTELLDDPEVSTPVTMILLHLTESLIDGRRFVYVMTEFWKRLGDPVFTDFAKDKQKTIRKQNGLGIFDTQSPADVLRSDIARALVEQTATFFFLPNPRADHDDYVDGFKLTEAEFNIVRSMGENSRLFLVKQGHRSAIGRLDLAGLGDVLDVLSGTTDNVELLDGIRAAVGDDPAAWLPVFHEQLARRRAMESAARGRAAHATGGLR encoded by the coding sequence ATGGGTGCCCAGCCGCAACTGATTGACGTAGCCGAACGCGAGGTCGTACTCGCGGACTTTGTGCCGTTCTCGTCGCACGTCACCGACCAGGTCATCCGTACGCGGGAAGGAGACTACCTGCGCGTCTGGAAGATCGCGGGTATCGCCTTCGAGGCCGCCGATCCGGGCGACATCCTCGTGCGTCACGAAGGATTCAACCAGCTCGTGCGCAGCCTGCCGGGTGGTCATGTTGGCCTGTGGGCGCACCGGATACGCCGGCGCGTGACCGATCACTTCGCGACACCCTACGGCAACCCGTTCTGCCAGGAACTCGCCACGCGTTATTACGCGAGCTTTGCCGGCTACCGGATGATGGCCAACGAGCTCTACCTCACACTCGTGTACCGGCCGCACCGCACGCGCCTGGGGCGTCTTTTCAGCCAGGCAGCCCGACGCACGCCCGATGATATCCGGCGCGCCCAGCATGAGGCCCTGAAGGTGATGGCGGAGCTCGCGGCGCAGGTGGAATCCGCCCTGAAGCCCTGGGATCCAGTGCCGCTCGGTGTCTACCGCAAGCCGATCCGTTACACGCAGCGACCCGTGCGCTTTTCGGCGGCGCTGGAGTTCCTGGGGTATCTCGTCAATGCCGTATGGGAGCCGGTGCCCGTTCCGTCTGGCCGCATCGCCGATGCACTGCCGACGTCGCGACTGTTTTTCCGCACCGAGAAGGTGGAGATCCGTATGCCGGGTTCGACCCGTTACGCGGCGCTGCTCGACCTGAAGGACTACCCCGAGGAAACCGAGCCGGGCATGCTCGACGGTCTGCTTTACGGTGACTTTGAGTACATCGAGACCCAGAGCTTCACGATCCTCGACCGTCCCACGGCGAAGGAAGCGCTTGAGCGTCAGCGCAACCAGCTGATTGCGGGAGAGGACGTGGCGGTATCGCAGGTGGGCGCGATGGACCAGGCGCTCGATGACCTGATCAATGGCGACTTCGTCCTCGGCGAATATCACTACTCGCTGGCCGTCCTCGGTGACCGGCCGGACGAGGTCGCGCGACACGTGGCGAAGGCGCGCACGCAGCTCGCCGACGTCGGCTTCCAGACGGCGCTTGTCGATCTGGTGGCGGATGCTGCATGGTTTGCGCAACTGCCCGGCAACTGGCGCTACCGGCCCCGCGAGGCGAAGCTCACCTCGCGCAACGTCTGCGGCCTCGCGAGCCTGCACAACTTCGCGACCGGCAAGCGCGACGGTAATCCTTGGGGCGAGGCGATCACGATCGTCAAGACCCCGAGCGGCCAGCCGCTGTATCTGAACTTTCATGCGACACCGGAGAAGAAGAACTCGGCAGACGAGAAGGCGCTCGCCAACACGCAGATCATCGGCCAGGCGGGTGCCGGCAAGACGGTGCTGGAACTCTTCCTGCTCGCGATGGCGATGAAGTATGGCCTCACCGGTGTCGTCTACGACAAGGACCGGGGCACCGAAATCGCGATTCGGGCAATGGGAGGCCGCTACACGGTATTTCGACGGGGTGTCCCGACGGGACTCAATCCCTTCCAGCTCGAGCCGGACGGGACGGTGCTGGACTTCTGGGAGCGGCTGGTCCGCCGTCTGGTCGACATGGGCACGTTGCTCTCGGCGAAGGACGAACTCGACATTTCGCGCGCCGTACGGGAAGTGGCGCGCATGGAGCGGCCGCTGCGGCGTCTGTCGATGGTCCGGCAGCTCCTGCCGGCCGTGGGCGAGAACAGCCTGCATGCGCGGCTCACGAAGTGGTGCGCGGGCGGGCGTCTGGGCTGGGTGCTGGATAACCCGTCGGATCTGCTCGATTTCAGCCAGAACCATCTCTTCGGCTTCGACGATACGGAACTGCTCGACGATCCGGAGGTGTCGACTCCGGTCACGATGATCCTGCTGCACCTGACAGAGAGCCTGATCGACGGCAGGCGCTTCGTCTATGTAATGACGGAATTCTGGAAGCGTCTGGGAGATCCGGTCTTTACGGATTTCGCCAAAGACAAGCAGAAGACGATCCGCAAGCAGAACGGTCTGGGCATCTTCGACACGCAGTCGCCCGCCGATGTGTTGCGCAGTGACATTGCGCGCGCACTGGTCGAACAGACCGCGACATTCTTCTTCCTGCCGAATCCGCGCGCCGACCATGACGACTATGTGGACGGTTTCAAGCTGACCGAAGCCGAATTCAACATCGTCCGGTCCATGGGCGAGAACAGCCGCCTGTTCCTGGTGAAGCAGGGCCACCGATCGGCCATCGGCCGGCTGGATCTCGCCGGGCTCGGTGACGTGCTCGACGTGCTGTCGGGCACCACGGACAACGTCGAACTGCTTGACGGTATTCGTGCCGCAGTCGGCGATGATCCCGCAGCGTGGCTGCCGGTATTCCACGAGCAGCTGGCGAGGCGTCGCGCGATGGAATCGGCTGCACGCGGCCGTGCTGCGCACGCGACGGGAGGTTTGCGATGA
- a CDS encoding type IV secretion system protein codes for MSGLFTAVGGTLENGMSTYVTSVSSALSSALVPVVTTAVSIWIITYGFAVVRGEAHESVPAFAWRGLKVAVILAFALGSGIYQSQVVTVVEGATTGLAQTIQTAAANAGAGNAGCGTVSGSSVTGTSASAIYQTLDCYDQQINLVMDAYFNKATHEGFSIAGIVAGVGDFLCGLVAALGASVFLIILAFEVVMARMLLDLVLGLGPLFIACGAFSPTARFFEAWMAKIANYALLQVLIAAFLGMALTAFSADLAPFQVTTSAPDANASALTAAIQGALDNTASWGAGLGMFVTGVLLATVGWQLPAVASGLAGGATLSGFGAFVAGYAARQALRGLGAAVQFGHGPRRPGGKISDGGTRNGSTPAYQRIAREHLGDLDNRGGSSS; via the coding sequence ATGAGCGGCCTCTTTACCGCCGTGGGCGGCACGCTCGAGAACGGCATGTCCACGTATGTCACGAGCGTGTCCTCTGCGCTTTCCAGCGCGCTGGTGCCGGTCGTCACGACCGCAGTGTCGATCTGGATCATCACGTACGGGTTCGCCGTGGTGCGCGGCGAAGCCCATGAATCCGTCCCGGCATTCGCGTGGCGGGGGCTGAAGGTGGCCGTCATCCTCGCCTTTGCGCTCGGGTCGGGCATCTACCAGTCGCAGGTCGTCACCGTAGTCGAAGGGGCCACGACGGGGCTTGCGCAGACGATCCAGACCGCCGCCGCCAACGCGGGAGCGGGTAACGCCGGCTGCGGGACTGTGAGCGGCAGCAGCGTGACGGGCACGAGTGCATCCGCCATTTACCAGACGCTCGACTGCTACGACCAGCAGATCAATCTGGTGATGGATGCGTACTTCAACAAGGCAACGCATGAAGGCTTCAGCATCGCCGGCATCGTCGCAGGGGTGGGCGATTTTCTCTGCGGGCTGGTGGCGGCGCTCGGCGCGTCGGTCTTCCTGATCATTCTCGCGTTCGAGGTCGTCATGGCGAGGATGCTGCTGGATCTCGTGCTTGGCCTTGGGCCCCTGTTCATTGCGTGCGGGGCGTTCAGTCCGACCGCCCGGTTCTTCGAGGCGTGGATGGCCAAGATTGCCAACTACGCCCTGCTGCAGGTGCTCATCGCGGCCTTTCTGGGCATGGCGCTCACCGCATTTTCTGCGGATCTTGCTCCGTTTCAGGTGACGACGTCGGCACCCGATGCGAACGCGTCTGCGTTGACGGCGGCGATTCAGGGCGCACTCGATAACACGGCGTCCTGGGGGGCGGGGCTTGGCATGTTTGTGACGGGCGTGCTGCTGGCGACAGTGGGGTGGCAACTGCCTGCCGTCGCCTCTGGCCTGGCGGGTGGCGCCACGCTGTCCGGCTTCGGTGCCTTCGTGGCGGGATATGCCGCGCGGCAGGCTCTGCGCGGCCTCGGGGCGGCCGTCCAGTTCGGGCACGGGCCGCGTCGCCCCGGTGGAAAGATTTCGGATGGCGGCACACGAAACGGTTCAACACCTGCCTACCAGCGTATCGCCCGCGAGCATCTGGGTGACCTGGATAACAGAGGAGGGTCATCGTCATGA
- the virB5 gene encoding P-type DNA transfer protein VirB5: MIRSIVQTGIVPVAAVVMIVGTMPSARAQGIPVYDAQNVLQAIATVGQLKQEVQQELQLYQSLSGTRGFGELMSNPVLSNSLPSNWQSVYTSIQSGGYAGLTGSAQTLRSASEIYNCEDQSGIDQQVCQRALNKPFQDKAFGTQAYQTELQELDQIQGLMQQIDVTQDQKGIAELQARIQTESTAVGNEMTKLQLFRMLADTEDRLIGEQQQELVLKRAGNTARLQDQMVPAGFGN, encoded by the coding sequence ATGATCAGGTCAATTGTGCAAACCGGCATCGTTCCCGTTGCGGCGGTGGTGATGATTGTCGGAACGATGCCATCGGCCCGTGCACAGGGCATTCCGGTCTACGACGCGCAGAACGTCCTGCAGGCCATTGCGACCGTCGGGCAACTGAAACAGGAAGTGCAGCAGGAGCTTCAGCTGTACCAGTCGCTCAGCGGCACACGCGGTTTTGGCGAGCTGATGAGTAATCCGGTCCTCTCCAATTCGCTGCCGTCGAACTGGCAGTCCGTCTATACGTCCATCCAGAGCGGCGGCTATGCGGGCCTCACGGGCAGCGCGCAGACCCTGCGCTCCGCGAGCGAAATCTACAACTGCGAGGACCAGAGCGGCATCGACCAGCAGGTCTGCCAGCGCGCACTGAACAAGCCATTCCAGGACAAGGCGTTCGGCACGCAGGCGTACCAGACCGAACTGCAGGAGCTCGACCAGATCCAGGGGCTGATGCAGCAGATCGACGTGACGCAGGACCAGAAGGGTATCGCGGAACTCCAGGCGCGCATCCAGACCGAGAGCACGGCGGTCGGCAATGAGATGACGAAGCTGCAGCTCTTCAGGATGCTGGCCGACACCGAAGACCGGCTCATTGGCGAGCAGCAGCAGGAACTCGTGCTCAAGCGCGCAGGCAACACTGCCCGGCTGCAGGACCAGATGGTGCCTGCGGGCTTTGGCAACTGA
- a CDS encoding virB8 family protein gives MSSEHDGRDAGDSLGDYRRALDFEVSVTHLQERSERRAWHVALACVTVAILCAVALAVMVPFYRVVPLPIEVDRLTGEAQVIDVLDSKQVPMRDIEDKHWVEVYVRSRERYDWGLLQMDYDRVLDMSDERVARDYRSVYNGPDSLDRQLGANAQRRIRILSTTLVPDEPGRAVVHIERTTWKNGIDNAEPPQRFVITLAFTYRPSVFTRERTAIENPFGFRVTAYSRDSEYTPAAPLPASLPTLAPASGGAR, from the coding sequence ATGAGCAGTGAGCATGACGGCCGTGACGCCGGTGACTCCCTTGGTGATTACCGGCGGGCACTCGATTTCGAGGTGTCGGTCACCCACCTGCAGGAACGCTCGGAGCGTCGTGCGTGGCACGTGGCTCTGGCCTGCGTGACTGTCGCCATCCTGTGCGCCGTCGCACTGGCGGTGATGGTCCCGTTCTACCGGGTCGTGCCGTTGCCGATCGAGGTCGACCGGCTGACTGGTGAAGCCCAGGTGATCGACGTGCTGGACTCGAAGCAGGTGCCTATGCGTGACATCGAGGACAAGCACTGGGTGGAGGTGTACGTGCGCTCGCGCGAACGCTACGACTGGGGTCTGCTGCAGATGGACTACGACCGCGTGCTCGACATGAGTGACGAACGCGTGGCACGGGACTATCGCTCGGTCTATAACGGCCCTGATTCGCTGGACCGGCAACTCGGGGCGAACGCGCAGCGGCGCATCCGCATCCTCTCGACGACGCTCGTGCCCGATGAACCTGGGCGCGCGGTCGTGCATATCGAGCGCACGACATGGAAGAACGGTATCGACAATGCCGAGCCGCCACAACGCTTCGTCATCACGCTTGCCTTCACCTACCGGCCATCCGTCTTCACGCGTGAGCGCACGGCCATCGAGAACCCGTTCGGCTTCAGGGTAACCGCCTACAGCCGCGATTCCGAATACACGCCTGCTGCGCCGTTGCCGGCATCGTTGCCCACATTGGCACCCGCTTCGGGAGGTGCGCGATGA
- a CDS encoding TrbG/VirB9 family P-type conjugative transfer protein encodes MRTNTLMRATALATALAVLCVGSSGAHAYDVPGWSGDSRVRQVVYRQDEVVRVIAQRGFATHIALDPAEHILVVAPGDRDGWQVVANRGDHDVYLKPQLAAHDTNLEIRTDRHSYSFDLVVLPLRARFGNDDEMYRITFVYPDVEAAKTKTTDAAALVRERLDQPPRVRNSAYSMQVMPHSEDIAPTAAWDDGRFTYIRIPNNRRIPAIFRVADDDSESVVDRHMEDDVIVVHEVARRFVLRLGKEVVGLWNDAFDVDGVPPADGTTVSGVKRVLRSDGHE; translated from the coding sequence ATGAGAACGAACACATTGATGAGAGCCACCGCGCTGGCGACAGCGCTGGCAGTGTTATGTGTTGGCTCGTCCGGGGCGCACGCCTACGACGTGCCGGGCTGGTCGGGCGACTCGCGCGTGCGGCAGGTCGTGTACCGGCAGGACGAGGTGGTGCGGGTTATCGCGCAGCGCGGCTTCGCCACGCACATCGCGCTCGATCCGGCCGAACACATTCTCGTCGTGGCCCCGGGCGACCGGGATGGCTGGCAGGTGGTCGCGAACCGTGGTGACCATGATGTCTATCTCAAGCCGCAGCTTGCCGCGCACGACACGAACCTGGAAATCCGCACCGACCGGCACAGTTACAGCTTCGATCTGGTCGTGCTGCCACTCAGGGCCCGTTTCGGTAACGACGATGAGATGTACCGCATCACGTTCGTTTATCCGGACGTGGAGGCCGCGAAGACAAAGACCACTGACGCCGCTGCCCTCGTGCGCGAGCGTCTTGACCAGCCGCCGCGGGTGCGCAATAGCGCGTACTCGATGCAGGTCATGCCGCATTCGGAGGACATCGCGCCGACAGCGGCCTGGGACGACGGGCGCTTTACCTACATCCGCATTCCCAACAACCGCCGTATTCCCGCGATCTTCCGGGTGGCCGACGACGACAGCGAAAGTGTTGTCGACAGGCACATGGAAGACGACGTGATCGTCGTGCACGAAGTAGCCCGGCGTTTCGTACTGCGTCTGGGAAAAGAGGTGGTGGGTCTGTGGAACGACGCGTTCGATGTGGACGGCGTGCCACCTGCCGATGGCACGACCGTGAGCGGTGTGAAGCGTGTCCTGCGGAGCGATGGCCATGAATGA